The proteins below come from a single Saccharophagus degradans 2-40 genomic window:
- a CDS encoding tRNA-(ms[2]io[6]A)-hydroxylase, which produces MFELRFATPASWVEAVLADFDAFLIDHAAAEKKASGMAVSMLSHYPDRPELVSAMIDLAIEELAHFREVIKVMAKRGIHQGPDSKDAYVNNLRKLHRRGTDVYMLDRLLIAGIIEARGCERFGLVAQALPEGELKSFYKAITESEARHSDLFTDLAAKYFSQDVIKARLDELLDAEAEIVKALPIVAALH; this is translated from the coding sequence ATGTTTGAACTACGATTCGCGACACCCGCAAGCTGGGTAGAGGCCGTGCTGGCTGATTTTGATGCTTTTTTAATCGATCACGCCGCTGCAGAGAAAAAGGCCTCGGGCATGGCTGTTTCTATGCTATCGCACTACCCAGATAGACCTGAGCTAGTGTCTGCCATGATTGATTTGGCAATTGAAGAGCTCGCTCACTTTAGAGAAGTAATAAAAGTAATGGCCAAGCGCGGTATTCACCAGGGGCCAGACTCTAAAGACGCCTATGTAAACAATTTGCGCAAACTACACCGCAGAGGTACCGACGTATATATGCTCGACCGGCTGCTAATAGCAGGTATTATTGAGGCGCGCGGCTGCGAACGCTTTGGTTTGGTTGCACAAGCGCTACCAGAGGGTGAACTAAAAAGCTTTTACAAAGCTATTACCGAATCGGAAGCTCGCCACAGTGACTTGTTTACCGACCTTGCGGCAAAATATTTTAGTCAAGATGTAATTAAAGCACGCCTTGATGAATTGCTAGATGCCGAAGCAGAAATTGTAAAAGCGCTACCTATTGTTGCGGCTTTACACTAG
- a CDS encoding sulfite exporter TauE/SafE family protein, with product MLEHVLLFFISLVANMLSAMAGGGAGLLQLPALIFLGLPFSVALATHKIATVALGVGATLKHSQQNHTRWPVALIMLGFGLPGVFVGAKAVLSIPEPVAKVSLGILTAGLGVYSIFKKQLGQHYTPKNANALGHFLGGLGLFVLGFLNGALSSGTGLFVTLWLVTWYGFDYKRATAYTMILVGMFWNGTGALTFALLAEVQWAWLPMLLLGSLLGGYFGAAVAIKHGNPLIKKVFEVVTILVGLSLIYNGLIA from the coding sequence ATGCTAGAACACGTATTATTATTTTTTATTTCGCTTGTTGCCAATATGTTGTCTGCTATGGCGGGCGGCGGCGCGGGCCTGCTGCAACTGCCAGCATTAATATTTTTAGGGCTACCATTTTCGGTAGCTTTGGCTACCCATAAAATAGCAACCGTCGCGCTGGGCGTGGGGGCCACGTTAAAGCATTCGCAACAAAACCACACCCGCTGGCCCGTTGCGCTAATTATGCTCGGCTTTGGCTTGCCCGGTGTATTTGTGGGCGCAAAAGCCGTGTTGAGTATTCCCGAGCCTGTGGCCAAGGTGTCGTTGGGTATACTTACCGCTGGCTTGGGCGTGTACTCCATTTTCAAAAAGCAATTAGGCCAACACTACACCCCCAAAAACGCCAATGCCCTAGGGCATTTTCTAGGTGGCTTAGGGCTTTTTGTTTTGGGGTTTTTAAACGGGGCGCTTAGTTCTGGCACAGGGTTATTTGTTACATTGTGGCTAGTTACTTGGTATGGGTTCGACTATAAACGCGCAACGGCTTACACAATGATATTAGTGGGAATGTTTTGGAACGGTACAGGTGCGCTCACCTTTGCCTTGCTCGCCGAAGTGCAGTGGGCGTGGCTGCCCATGCTGTTACTTGGCTCTTTGCTAGGCGGCTATTTTGGCGCTGCGGTTGCAATTAAGCACGGCAACCCGCTAATTAAAAAAGTATTTGAAGTTGTAACTATTTTAGTTGGCCTTTCACTCATTTATAACGGGCTTATCGCATGA
- a CDS encoding CPBP family glutamic-type intramembrane protease, translating to MINLGFLSPSRIFTVLEQIDRAAPSYSLPREQGVRRVTIVMATVGICLLLIHYMKYSSTLLATLQMASSWLGEKPDYVRAKLQATGFINLISYSWWTFWHIVGYLIIPAIIIRYALKEKLVDFGWRWNETHHHWRGYALLITPILFFIFLVSFRDDFLNHYPFYKLAGRSWFDFLAWEALYLIQFITLEFFFRGFFVQALRPTMGANAIWVMCIPYLMIHFPKLWPEAFGALLFGLFLGILALRSRSIWGGFLVHAGIAISMDVASLIRQNVLPSIWWPF from the coding sequence ATGATTAATCTCGGGTTTTTATCTCCTTCACGTATTTTTACCGTTTTGGAACAAATAGATCGCGCAGCCCCCTCTTATTCGTTGCCGCGCGAGCAAGGCGTACGCCGAGTAACTATAGTAATGGCAACCGTCGGTATTTGCTTATTGCTTATTCACTATATGAAGTACTCTTCTACCTTGCTCGCCACACTGCAAATGGCATCTAGTTGGCTGGGCGAGAAACCCGATTATGTACGGGCGAAATTACAAGCGACGGGGTTTATTAATTTAATAAGCTACAGCTGGTGGACCTTTTGGCATATTGTTGGCTACTTAATCATTCCGGCTATTATTATTCGCTATGCACTCAAAGAAAAATTAGTAGACTTTGGTTGGCGCTGGAACGAAACGCATCACCACTGGCGCGGATACGCTCTACTAATTACGCCCATTTTATTTTTTATCTTTTTAGTAAGTTTTCGCGACGACTTTTTAAACCACTACCCATTTTACAAACTTGCCGGGCGCAGCTGGTTTGACTTCCTCGCGTGGGAGGCGCTGTATTTAATTCAATTTATTACGCTAGAATTTTTCTTTCGTGGCTTTTTTGTGCAAGCACTGCGCCCCACCATGGGGGCAAATGCTATTTGGGTAATGTGTATACCCTACCTGATGATTCACTTCCCTAAACTGTGGCCTGAAGCCTTTGGTGCGCTATTATTTGGTTTGTTTTTAGGCATTCTCGCGCTAAGGTCACGTTCTATTTGGGGTGGTTTTTTAGTGCACGCGGGTATTGCCATCTCTATGGATGTTGCCTCACTCATTAGGCAAAACGTGCTACCCAGTATTTGGTGGCCTTTTTAA
- a CDS encoding response regulator yields MYTIPDVTQPSAGPIPILIAEDDDDDRLLMQHVFERVFSLSRMHFVEDGQEVLDYLMGQGAYAESSLLEPKLIILDLNMPIISGKDVLLALKANAKYCHIPVVIYSTSDAKADIRWCYTNGAAGYIVKPASIQAMETALMTLGVYWGDLVRLP; encoded by the coding sequence ATGTACACTATTCCAGATGTAACACAACCTTCAGCAGGGCCTATACCCATATTAATTGCAGAAGATGACGATGATGATAGATTGTTAATGCAACATGTATTCGAGCGAGTGTTTTCGCTTAGCCGTATGCACTTTGTTGAAGATGGCCAAGAAGTGTTGGATTATTTAATGGGGCAAGGTGCCTATGCAGAAAGCTCACTGCTCGAACCTAAATTAATAATTTTAGATTTAAATATGCCCATTATAAGTGGTAAGGATGTATTGCTAGCGCTAAAAGCTAATGCCAAATACTGCCATATTCCAGTTGTAATATATTCCACCTCGGATGCAAAAGCGGATATTCGTTGGTGTTATACCAATGGGGCCGCAGGTTACATTGTTAAGCCGGCTTCTATACAGGCAATGGAAACAGCACTAATGACCTTAGGCGTATATTGGGGCGATCTGGTTCGATTGCCCTAA
- a CDS encoding sensor histidine kinase encodes MRISSRMTLHTLAAVVFTVALLSAYFAREMKQALVDGEVRNQQAQLDLRVQHFNSGIEQLRSDALLISESPFIVEWFKQSINVIDDANDQISTNTSLPSNAYSSLIEQSFNNLLTRRPDYFQARILSISGDELIRVERQNGAVKVVAAKQLQDKSETEYFEAAKTLSAGEVYLSDINLNEEYGAIAQPEVTTLRAAAPIFDGNGKLLGVFVINKNVGSFVRATVTNSSVGDVFVLNARGHFIYHPQNEYTFSEQRGTDYTFAKQWPEIAKSLLVAFEKDAFNLATSSLNLDNYVVNARKVSYHKGTTPKYISIIQMAPSSHFSAQTIQALQRQIFAVALLLAVCIALAWFFNRIMVKRVYMLGELSNCVAAGGRDLKLPEDRGDEVDHVAKAFQSMVDQIDGREKLLHLEKVKIQAIFDAVNSGLITTNEDGYIEEVNQFGAHLLTSEPQAMEGKFIGDYLKSESSLNSNVFQAYFALQQEATQPFHFEVIGLRHTGPFPVQLSVARFTLDGKTFYVAAIEDISERKSIQLSLDKYAKKLEASNKELQSFAYVASHDLQEPVRKIQSFGELLEREEKANLSENGQLYLSRMVSAAERMRSLISSLLELSRVGKEQNQCEWVDVELQCREITDDLEKLITEKNAEVSIGPLPHVWGEPVQMRRLMQNLIGNALKYVKVNVRPVVEVGMYCPMDVGNEFALELERYPVAFFVQDNGIGIAPEFREKIFVAFERLHGRSQYQGNGIGLAICKKIVEGMGGIIFVDDNPAGGSRFVVALPKAGPES; translated from the coding sequence ATGCGCATTTCCAGCAGAATGACTCTTCACACGCTCGCAGCAGTGGTATTCACTGTTGCGTTGCTTAGTGCCTACTTCGCGCGGGAGATGAAGCAGGCACTGGTCGACGGTGAAGTGCGCAACCAGCAAGCACAGCTCGATTTACGTGTACAACACTTTAATAGCGGCATAGAGCAGTTGCGGTCTGATGCGCTGCTTATTAGTGAATCCCCATTTATTGTCGAATGGTTTAAGCAAAGCATTAATGTTATCGATGATGCTAACGACCAAATTAGTACCAATACCTCTCTGCCCTCAAATGCCTACAGTTCACTTATAGAGCAATCATTTAATAATCTGCTCACTCGCCGGCCCGATTACTTTCAGGCCCGCATTCTTTCCATTTCTGGTGACGAGTTGATTCGTGTAGAGCGCCAGAACGGTGCTGTTAAGGTGGTAGCGGCCAAGCAATTACAAGATAAATCGGAAACAGAGTATTTTGAGGCGGCCAAAACTCTTAGCGCTGGCGAAGTGTATTTAAGCGACATAAACCTTAATGAGGAGTACGGCGCCATTGCGCAACCAGAAGTAACCACGTTGCGCGCTGCTGCGCCTATATTTGATGGTAATGGCAAGCTGTTGGGTGTGTTTGTAATCAATAAAAATGTGGGCAGCTTCGTTCGTGCAACGGTAACTAATAGCAGTGTAGGTGATGTATTCGTATTAAATGCACGCGGCCATTTTATTTATCACCCTCAAAATGAGTACACCTTTTCTGAGCAGCGCGGCACCGATTACACATTTGCCAAGCAGTGGCCTGAAATAGCAAAGTCGTTGTTAGTAGCATTTGAAAAGGATGCATTTAACTTAGCGACGAGTAGCTTAAATCTAGATAACTATGTAGTAAATGCTAGAAAAGTAAGCTACCACAAAGGCACCACACCTAAGTATATTTCCATTATTCAAATGGCGCCTTCTAGCCATTTTTCTGCGCAAACCATACAGGCGCTGCAGCGTCAGATATTCGCTGTGGCCCTATTGTTAGCTGTGTGTATTGCATTAGCGTGGTTTTTTAATCGCATAATGGTTAAACGCGTTTATATGTTAGGCGAGCTTTCTAATTGTGTTGCTGCAGGGGGGCGAGACTTAAAACTACCTGAAGATCGCGGCGATGAGGTCGACCACGTAGCAAAAGCGTTTCAATCCATGGTGGATCAAATCGATGGTAGAGAAAAGCTTCTACACTTAGAAAAAGTAAAAATACAAGCAATCTTCGATGCAGTAAACAGTGGGCTAATAACCACAAATGAAGACGGCTATATCGAAGAAGTAAACCAGTTTGGAGCCCACTTGCTAACAAGCGAGCCTCAAGCAATGGAGGGGAAATTTATAGGTGACTACCTAAAAAGCGAAAGCAGTCTTAATTCTAATGTGTTTCAGGCTTATTTCGCGTTGCAGCAGGAGGCAACGCAGCCATTTCATTTTGAGGTAATCGGTCTTCGTCATACTGGCCCGTTTCCTGTACAGCTAAGTGTTGCTAGGTTCACTCTCGATGGCAAAACTTTTTATGTGGCCGCAATAGAAGATATTAGTGAGCGAAAAAGCATACAGTTAAGTCTAGATAAGTACGCTAAAAAGTTGGAAGCGAGCAACAAAGAATTACAAAGTTTTGCCTATGTGGCCTCGCACGATTTGCAAGAGCCGGTTAGAAAAATACAGTCGTTTGGCGAGCTGTTAGAGCGCGAAGAAAAAGCAAACCTTTCCGAAAATGGTCAACTGTATCTTAGCCGTATGGTGTCTGCAGCGGAAAGAATGCGCAGCTTAATCAGCTCGTTATTGGAGCTTTCTCGCGTCGGTAAAGAGCAAAATCAATGCGAATGGGTAGATGTAGAGTTGCAGTGTCGCGAGATAACCGACGACCTAGAAAAGCTAATTACGGAGAAAAACGCCGAGGTTAGCATCGGCCCCTTACCGCATGTATGGGGCGAGCCAGTGCAAATGCGCAGACTTATGCAAAACTTAATAGGTAATGCGCTTAAGTATGTAAAAGTAAATGTTCGCCCCGTGGTGGAGGTGGGGATGTATTGCCCAATGGATGTGGGTAATGAGTTCGCTTTAGAGTTGGAGCGGTACCCAGTGGCTTTTTTTGTGCAAGACAACGGAATAGGAATAGCGCCTGAATTTCGCGAAAAAATATTTGTGGCGTTTGAACGGCTACATGGGCGTAGTCAATACCAAGGCAACGGAATTGGGCTGGCAATTTGCAAGAAAATTGTAGAGGGCATGGGTGGAATTATATTTGTCGATGACAACCCAGCGGGTGGTTCCCGCTTTGTAGTAGCTTTGCCCAAGGCCGGGCCTGAAAGCTAG
- a CDS encoding glycoside hydrolase family 2 protein, translating into MSFKRFLSTASLVCTALFASANGFAIDYVQNALARENISLNGQWNRIIDPYENGYYNHRYQPHTTEGYFKNAKMKTPSDLIEYNFATAEKIRVPGDWNTQEEQLFLYEGTVWYQKDFALTKQADKRYIVHFGAVNYQAMVYINGVKVGSHEGGFTSFQFDITDYVKRGENSIVVKADNRRERNQIPTVNTDWWNYGGITRSVAILELPATYVEDYTVQLSGSDATAIVAKVALAGSNVKQGGSVKVSIPELNIQEVITLNKKGEGQITAKANPQLWTPEAPKLYDVTIAFNGELIRDRIGFRTIAVDGEDILLNGKSVFLRGISIHEESPLHDGRAWNEDDARTLLRWAKELGCNFVRLAHYPHNETMVKMADEMGLLVWSEIPVYWTVMFEDKAVYAKAEKQLTEMITHDKNRASIILWSMANETPSHKARLTFITKLAKKARSLDDTRLITAAMDTQGNTANGKIIDDPLVAAMDVIGVNSYCGWYGGTPESCGNILWESKYNKPVIVSEFGAGALQGLHGDKDERWTEEYQASVYEHNIAMLEKMTALRGVTPWILKDFRSPRRPLPDIQDFWNRKGLLSEQGIRKKAWYLLNAYYSKKEESSN; encoded by the coding sequence ATGAGTTTTAAACGCTTTTTATCCACCGCTAGCTTGGTTTGTACTGCACTATTTGCGTCTGCAAACGGGTTTGCAATTGACTATGTACAAAATGCGCTTGCCCGCGAAAATATTAGCTTAAATGGCCAGTGGAACCGCATTATCGACCCCTACGAAAACGGCTATTACAATCACCGTTACCAGCCCCACACTACCGAGGGCTATTTCAAAAACGCCAAAATGAAAACCCCTTCGGACCTTATTGAATACAACTTTGCTACCGCCGAGAAAATCCGGGTGCCCGGTGATTGGAACACGCAAGAAGAGCAGTTGTTTTTATACGAGGGCACAGTGTGGTATCAAAAAGATTTCGCCCTTACTAAACAAGCGGATAAGCGCTATATCGTTCACTTTGGCGCAGTTAACTATCAAGCTATGGTGTACATAAACGGTGTAAAAGTGGGTAGCCACGAGGGCGGTTTTACCTCGTTTCAGTTTGATATTACCGATTATGTTAAACGGGGTGAAAACTCAATTGTTGTTAAAGCCGATAACCGTCGCGAACGCAACCAAATACCTACAGTAAATACCGATTGGTGGAATTACGGTGGTATTACTCGTTCTGTTGCCATTTTAGAGCTGCCAGCCACCTATGTAGAAGATTACACCGTGCAGCTTAGCGGTAGCGATGCAACTGCAATTGTGGCTAAGGTTGCTCTTGCTGGCTCCAATGTAAAGCAGGGCGGCAGTGTTAAGGTTTCTATCCCCGAACTAAACATTCAAGAAGTCATCACCCTAAACAAAAAGGGTGAAGGGCAGATAACAGCTAAGGCAAACCCTCAATTGTGGACGCCCGAAGCTCCCAAACTCTACGACGTAACCATTGCCTTTAACGGTGAACTAATCCGCGACCGCATAGGTTTTAGAACTATTGCGGTGGATGGCGAAGATATATTGCTTAATGGTAAATCTGTATTTTTACGCGGTATTAGCATTCACGAAGAATCCCCCTTGCACGATGGTCGCGCGTGGAACGAAGACGATGCGCGTACCTTGTTGCGCTGGGCCAAAGAGCTAGGCTGCAATTTTGTGCGCTTGGCCCATTACCCGCACAACGAAACCATGGTCAAAATGGCCGATGAAATGGGGCTGTTGGTTTGGTCAGAAATACCGGTTTATTGGACGGTGATGTTTGAAGACAAAGCTGTTTACGCCAAAGCAGAAAAACAATTAACCGAAATGATTACCCACGACAAAAACCGCGCCTCTATTATTTTGTGGTCTATGGCTAATGAAACCCCCAGCCATAAGGCACGCTTAACGTTTATTACCAAGCTCGCTAAAAAAGCCCGCTCTTTGGATGACACACGCTTAATTACCGCTGCAATGGACACACAAGGCAATACCGCTAATGGCAAAATAATTGACGACCCTCTAGTAGCTGCAATGGATGTAATTGGGGTAAATAGCTATTGCGGTTGGTACGGCGGCACCCCCGAAAGCTGCGGCAACATACTGTGGGAATCGAAATACAATAAGCCGGTTATTGTGAGCGAATTTGGGGCGGGTGCATTACAGGGCTTACACGGCGACAAGGATGAACGCTGGACCGAAGAGTATCAAGCGTCGGTATATGAGCATAATATTGCCATGCTAGAAAAAATGACTGCGCTGCGTGGCGTGACGCCATGGATTCTAAAGGATTTCCGCTCCCCTAGAAGGCCGTTGCCCGATATCCAAGATTTTTGGAATAGAAAAGGGCTACTTTCTGAACAAGGTATACGTAAAAAAGCATGGTACTTGCTGAACGCGTACTATAGTAAGAAGGAAGAATCTTCAAACTAG
- a CDS encoding endo-1,4-beta-xylanase translates to MNCTRRNIVKAGLLGSAFVALPAVARALPGLATKFRDQFYVGTAVSARSLNTPSGAFAATVAHQFNALTAENAMKPALLQPQMGEWRWQDADAIVRFAEQHQMLMHGHTLVWHSQTPDWFFQNKQGEPADKATLYRRQEEYINAVVGRYKGRVHSWDVVNEAEDEGKGWRKSHWYNICGPEFMERAFRLAHAADPKAHLCYNDYNMHLPQKREFLVKLFKDYIKRGVPIHGVGLQGHVGLDYPSLDELEKTIVAMADLGLKVHITELDVDVLPAPWQLASADISTKFEYDKSLNPYVDGLPDAVNQQLSARYVELFKLFIKHQQHIGRVTFWGVGDGDSWKNNFPVPGRTNYPLLFDRNLKPKPAYNALVALKL, encoded by the coding sequence GTGAATTGTACGCGTAGGAATATAGTAAAAGCAGGCCTTCTTGGCTCGGCATTCGTCGCCCTGCCTGCCGTGGCGCGCGCGCTGCCTGGATTGGCCACGAAATTTCGCGATCAGTTTTACGTGGGCACTGCGGTTAGTGCGCGCTCACTTAATACGCCCAGCGGCGCGTTTGCAGCCACTGTCGCGCATCAATTCAATGCACTAACCGCTGAAAACGCCATGAAGCCCGCCTTACTTCAACCACAAATGGGGGAGTGGCGCTGGCAGGATGCCGATGCCATTGTGAGATTTGCCGAGCAGCATCAGATGCTAATGCATGGTCACACCCTTGTGTGGCATTCGCAAACGCCAGATTGGTTCTTCCAAAACAAGCAGGGCGAACCGGCAGACAAAGCAACCCTATACCGCAGGCAAGAGGAGTATATCAATGCCGTAGTTGGGCGCTATAAAGGGCGGGTACACTCGTGGGATGTGGTGAATGAAGCAGAAGATGAGGGTAAAGGCTGGCGCAAGAGCCACTGGTATAACATTTGTGGGCCAGAGTTTATGGAACGAGCCTTTCGCTTAGCTCACGCAGCGGACCCAAAAGCACACTTATGTTACAACGATTACAATATGCACTTGCCGCAAAAGCGCGAATTTTTGGTTAAGTTATTCAAAGACTACATTAAGCGCGGCGTGCCTATTCACGGCGTAGGGTTGCAGGGGCATGTGGGCTTAGACTACCCCTCGCTGGACGAGTTGGAAAAAACCATCGTGGCCATGGCCGATTTAGGTCTAAAAGTACACATTACAGAATTGGATGTAGATGTATTACCCGCGCCATGGCAACTAGCTAGCGCAGATATAAGTACTAAATTCGAGTACGACAAAAGCTTAAACCCGTACGTTGATGGTTTGCCTGACGCGGTGAACCAGCAGCTTAGTGCGCGTTATGTAGAGCTATTCAAGCTGTTCATTAAGCATCAGCAACATATTGGACGTGTTACGTTCTGGGGCGTCGGTGACGGTGACTCGTGGAAAAATAACTTTCCGGTACCAGGGCGAACCAATTACCCTTTGTTATTCGATCGTAATTTGAAACCAAAGCCTGCTTATAACGCCTTAGTGGCCCTCAAGTTGTAA